The following proteins are co-located in the bacterium genome:
- the ugpC gene encoding sn-glycerol-3-phosphate ABC transporter ATP-binding protein UgpC gives MASVTLAKVSKRFGETPVLEGLDLEIRDREFMVLVGPSGCGKSTALRIVAGLEEATSGTVSIGGRVVNDLPPKDRDIAMVFQSYALYPHMTVRENLEFGLKIRGAERAEIDRLVGEAAEILGLGALLGRKPRELSGGQRQRVAVGRAIVRKPSVFLFDEPLSNLDAKLRVQMRAEISKLQRRLRTTTIYVTHDQVEAMTMGDRICVLKDGRAQQIGAPLEVYERPANLFVAGFIGAPPMNFFRAEATDGGRTLRAASFALPAPAGAAPLAAGTSVVVGVRPENLRSAGAQLRGPAAPLEVEVEIVEPLGHEVVVHGRAGEDVFVSSADPHRAPRPGDHATLQVELDALHLFDPASGVRL, from the coding sequence ATGGCTTCGGTCACGCTCGCGAAGGTCTCCAAGCGGTTCGGCGAGACGCCGGTCCTCGAGGGGCTCGACCTCGAGATCCGCGACCGCGAGTTCATGGTCCTCGTCGGCCCTTCGGGCTGCGGCAAGTCCACCGCCCTGCGGATCGTCGCCGGCCTCGAGGAAGCGACCTCCGGCACGGTCTCGATCGGCGGGCGGGTGGTGAACGACCTGCCGCCGAAGGACCGCGACATCGCGATGGTCTTCCAGAGCTACGCGCTCTACCCGCACATGACGGTCCGCGAGAACCTCGAGTTCGGCCTCAAGATCCGCGGCGCCGAGCGGGCGGAGATCGACCGCCTCGTCGGCGAGGCGGCGGAGATTCTCGGTCTCGGCGCGCTGCTCGGCCGCAAGCCGCGCGAGCTCTCCGGCGGCCAGCGGCAGCGGGTCGCCGTCGGCCGCGCGATCGTGCGCAAGCCGTCGGTCTTTCTCTTCGACGAACCGCTCTCGAACCTCGACGCGAAGCTGCGCGTGCAGATGCGCGCCGAGATCTCCAAGCTGCAGCGCCGGCTGCGGACGACGACGATCTACGTCACGCACGACCAGGTCGAGGCGATGACGATGGGGGACCGGATCTGCGTGCTCAAGGACGGCCGCGCGCAGCAGATCGGCGCGCCGCTCGAGGTCTACGAGCGCCCCGCGAACCTCTTCGTCGCCGGCTTCATCGGCGCGCCGCCGATGAACTTCTTCCGCGCGGAGGCGACGGACGGCGGCAGGACGCTGCGCGCGGCGTCGTTCGCGCTGCCCGCCCCCGCGGGGGCCGCGCCGCTCGCCGCGGGAACCTCGGTGGTCGTCGGCGTGCGGCCGGAAAATTTGCGGAGCGCCGGCGCGCAGCTCCGCGGTCCCGCGGCGCCGCTGGAGGTCGAGGTCGAGATCGTCGAGCCGCTCGGCCACGAGGTCGTCGTGCACGGCCGCGCGGGGGAGGACGTCTTCGTGTCCAGCGCCGACCCGCACCGCGCCCCGCGTCCCGGCGACCACGCGACGCTGCAGGTGGAGCTGGACGCGCTGCACCTCTTCGATCCGGCGAGCGGCGTCCGCCTCTGA
- a CDS encoding DsrE family protein: protein MAEERKTVVIVSREGLGTVQAQDAQFGREMLERYLHALEGRPDRPAAICLYTDGVKLARRGSPLVPALQLLEGLGVRIVACRTCLEHYGTLEDLAVGEVGTMADIVGLTLEADSVITV from the coding sequence GTGGCGGAAGAGAGGAAGACGGTGGTGATCGTCTCCCGCGAGGGGCTGGGAACCGTCCAGGCGCAGGACGCGCAGTTCGGGCGGGAGATGCTGGAGCGGTATCTGCACGCCTTGGAGGGACGGCCGGACCGTCCCGCTGCGATCTGCCTCTACACCGACGGCGTGAAGCTGGCGCGGCGCGGTTCGCCGCTGGTTCCGGCCCTGCAGCTGCTGGAGGGGCTCGGCGTGCGGATCGTCGCCTGCCGGACTTGCCTCGAACATTACGGGACGCTCGAGGATCTCGCGGTCGGCGAGGTCGGCACGATGGCCGACATCGTGGGGTTGACGCTGGAGGCGGACAGCGTGATCACCGTCTGA